In Panicum virgatum strain AP13 chromosome 4N, P.virgatum_v5, whole genome shotgun sequence, a single window of DNA contains:
- the LOC120669252 gene encoding uncharacterized protein LOC120669252: MPSANLAAVFQVLEGLQETPEIVKARARLHVAATQAQQLREDNSAYCAQSSHHSTRSHGDDGEVNQGDLRLRVNQQDLRQRINNRHRQCDAAERERRDQYDEEHDDSDIDYLNRGLARHLQPTGIEKYDGESDPKTWLCTYSIAVRAARGDNDIMAAYFPVMMGPQALNWLEALLTGSINSWQDLCNAFIQYYQASCPGPKNRWDLASVVQQPDESLHDYIKRYFANRNTIMEADDRDVIHYFNEGLHNIELWRKMFQTYPKTVGDNITVVNKHADMEEAERARHRHKNDYSEHPPLRDNRSKCRRHERPPHHGKKHDRAESSKNRHRKRGPENTIAIPKKSQFRSTLNQADQDQLLDDKCPWHKDANHTARECRALSNGVIKDDDPNRPRCDDRDRPGGSRTTRACPRGRNSPRRDDDEQREDSPGNFQEEDRAVNFIYGGPSKPSCRRKLKLDDREVNLVFKHPVEPLRLSETLITFDRRDHWVHLPRPGGSATPLVASPVVSQVRLAKVLVDGGSALDIIFASTLQSEGYDMASLVPSDQAFYGIILGAGLTPVARATLPVTCDNYRTEYVNFEVAEFETSYHAILGRPSLAKSMVIPNHTYLLLKMPAPKGVLSVYGDFQTSYACEAKNIELSDTLE, encoded by the exons ATGCCGTCAGCCAACCTCGCCGCAGTGTTCCAAGTGCTTGAGGGTCTTCAGGAGACCCCCGAGATCGTCAAGGCTCGTGCTCGCCTGCATGTGGCCGCCACGCAAGCCCAGCAGCTGCGCGAGGACAACTCGGCCTACTGCGCCCAGTCAAGTCATCACTCGACACGATCCCATGGCGACGACGGAGAGGTCAACCAAGGCGACCTCCGCCTCCGAGTCAACCAGCAAGACCTGCGTCAGCGCATCAACAACCGTCACCGCCAATGCGATGCCGCCGAGCGAGAGCGACGTGACCAGTATGACGAGGAACACGACGACTCCGACATCGACTACCTGAACCGCGGCC TGGCCCGCCACCTTCAACCTACCGGGATCGAGAAGTACGATGGCGAGTCGGACCCCAAGACATGGCTGTGCACCTACTCCATCGCTGTCCGAGCTGCGCGCGGCGACAATGACATCATGGCCGCCTACTTCCCGGTCATGATGGGCCCCCAAGCTCTCAACTGGCTCGAGGCGCTTCTCACTGGTTCCATCAATAGCTGGCAGGATCTCTGCAACGCCTTCATCCAGTACTACCAGGCATCTTGCCCGGGTCCCAAAAACAGATGGGATCTAGCCAGCGTTGTGCAACAACCGGACGAGTCCCTCCACGACTACATCAAGAGGTATTTTGCTAACCGTAATACTATTATGGAAGCTGATGACAGGGATGTCATCCACTACTTCAATGAAGGCCTCCACAACATCGAATTGTGGAGGAAGATGTTCCAGACCTACCCCAAGACCGTGGGCGACAATATAACGgtcgtcaacaagcacgccGACATGGAGGAAGCCGAGCGGGCTCGCCACCGGCACAAGAACGACTACTCCGAGCATCCCCCTCTGCGGGACAACCGCTCGAAATGCCGCCGCCATGAGCGACCACCCCACCACGGGAAGAAACACGACCGCGCCGAGTCGTCCAAGAACCGGCACCGCAAGCGTGGCCCCGAGAACACCATCGCCATCCCCAAAAAATCCCAGTTCCGCTCCACCCTCAACCAAGCGGACCAGGATCAGCTCCTGGATGACAAGTGTCCTTGGCACAAGGACGCAAACCACACTGCCCGGGAGTGCCGAGCACTCTCCAACGGCGTCATCAAGGACGATGACCCCAACCGACCCCGCTGCGACGACCGCGACAGGCCGGGTGGTTCCAGAACCACCCGGGCGTGCCCACGAGGGCGCAACTCGCCCAGGCGAGATGACGACGAGCAGAGGGAAGATTCCCCAGGGAATTtccaggaagaagacagggccgTCAACTTCATATACGGCGGCCCAAGCAAGCCATCATGCCGGCGCAAGCTCAAGCTGGATGACCGAGAAGTCAACCTGGTGTTCAAACACCCGGTTGAACCCCTCCGGTTGTCGGAGACGCTGATCACCTTCGACCGCCGCGACCACTGGGTCCACCTGCCTAGGCCGG gagGTTCTGCCACACCCCTCGTGGCCAGCCCAGTGGTAAGCCAGGTCCGCCTGGCCAAAGTACTCGTCGACGGTGGCAGCGCCCTAGACATCATCTTCGCCAGCACGCTGCAGAGCGAGGGCTATGACATGGCATCCCTGGTCCCATCCGACcaggccttctacggcatcatcctCGGAGCCGGGTTGACTCCGGTCGCCCGGGCCACCCTGCCGGTCACCTGCGACAACTACCGCACCGAGTACGTCAACTTCGAGGTCGCTGAGTTCGAGACCTCCTATCACGCCATCCTGGGAAGACCCTCCCTCGCCAAGTCCATGGTGATCCCCAACCACACGTATCTTCTCTTGAAGATGCCAGCTCCAAAGGGGGTCCTCTCGGTCTACGGAGACTTCCAGACTTCCTACGCATGCGAAGCCAAGAACATCGAACTCTCCGACACCCTGGAATGA